From the Halopelagius longus genome, the window CATCGGCTGTGCAGAAGGGTATTTCACGAACGCCGCCGCCGAGTTCGGACTAGAGGTAACGGGGATCGAGATGGACGAGGATCGGTACAGGCGCGCTGAGGCGGAGTTCGGAGCGAACGAAAACTGTCAGTTCCGATTACAGCGTATCACACCGGAGAACGTTTCTGAGCTCCCATCGACCGACGTCACGTTTCTGCTGACGATTCAGCATCACTGGGTCGGTGCATATGGTATCGAAGAAGCGACGCGGATGTTGAAGGTCGTCGGGCAGAAGACGAGTCTCCTACTTTACGAACCCCCGGGGACGATGTATCTCTCAAAAGCCGACCCGATACATCCTGCTGAGAGTATCTCGAAGTATCGGTCGTATCTGCTGGATATCTTTGATGGGACGGCAACCATTCGGGATGTCGAATTGTTCGATCACGTGAACGAAGGAGAGTACACGGATCGGCGCGATCCACTCTTCGTGATCGATACGGCAGATATCTGAGCGGTTGACTAACGGGGGGTACTTTCGATATTCCAGTTATATTTCAACCCCCTCTTCACCTCGGACAATGCCCACCTTGGTTAGTGGCGACGTTGCAAGATCCGAGCACTCTCTTTCTAACCCAGTTGAAATACCGTTGAAAAGTTTGATACTGTATCTGCTCGTCAACCATTCATGGCATTCGGGGAGCGTATCTCGTTCGTGACCACGGGTGACGATGCGGATGAACGCCTCATCCGAGAGTACGTCGTTCCGGCGGTCGATCGACTCGAAGCTATCGACGACTGCACGGGCGTACGGTTCTCTCGGTTCGGAATGGACCCCCGATACGACCGGAGTGAGGTAATGCTCGGCATCTACGGCGACTTTGAGACCGTAATTCGTTCCGAACGCGACCGATGGGACGCCCTCGTCGAAGACGGATACGCCGAATCGTGGTCTCGCGAGGGACCGCCGTTCGCGGACAAATCCGAACCGGTTCAGCGGTTCCTCGGTCGGGCTTACGTTCTCGGTAGCGGTATGGCGTGCGAATACTTCGACCGGTTCGAGGACCGGCCGGAACTCGTCGAAGAGGTTGCAGACGACGACGGTCGGCGGTACGGCCTCTGGTGTGCGTTTCACGTCCTCGCGAACAACATGGGCTATCGCGCGGAGGAAGAAGTCGATGCGTACGAACGCCTCCTCCGAGACCGACTCGTTTCGCTCACGGAACTGCGTGACTACGATTTCGTTCGCGACCGTATCGAAGACGTCCGTACCGAATTAGACGAACTCGAATGCACCGTCGACGAACTCGAAGAGCGAGGGGGATTCGACTACTACTCCGGCCCAAACCGACGCTAGTCACTCTCTACTTTCTCTGTGACGCCGTCCGAAGGTGGAGATGCAAGTATCTCCGACTACGTGTCAGTACCCAACCATTATACGATCGTAAACTGCGGTTCGAACTATGGTTTACGAGACCGGAAATCGGACGGTCGACGGCGCGGTAGAACGGGTTCTCGGCGGAGAGAGACTCGACCGGACGGACGCCCTCGCACTCGTCGCACAACCGGTCGAGGAGTTAGCTCCGGCGGCGGACTACGTTCGCGCCCGGTACGGCGACGACACCGTCGACGCCTGCAGTATCGTCAACGCGAAGGCGGGCAACTGTACGGAAGACTGCGGGTTCGGCGCGCAGTCGGCCCGCTTCGACACCGGAACCGACTCCTACGACTTCCTCGACCCCGACGAGATTCTCGCGGCCGCGAAGCGCGCCGAACGCGACGGCGCTCAGCGCTTCGGAATCGTCGTCGCGGAGGAGGGCGTGAGCAAGGACCGCCGCCCCGAGGAGTGGGCGGACGTCCTCCGGGCGATTCGTCTCGTCCGCGACGAGACGGACGTCGAGGTGGACGCGAGTCTCGGCATCCTCACCGCGGAGGAAGCCGAGATACTCGCCGAAGAGGGCGTCTGCCACTACAACCACAACATCGAGACGTCCCCCGACTACTTCCCGGAAATCGTCTCCACTCACTCGTTCGAAGACCGAGTGAAGACGCTCGAACGTGCAAAGCGCGCGGGAATGGACCTCTGTGCCGGCGTCATCCTCGGCATGGGGGAAGCGCCGACGGACCGTATCGACGCCGCCCTCGCCCTCCGCGATATAGGCGTCGCGTCGCTTCCGGTGAACGTCCTCAACCCGGTCGAAGGTACGCCCCTCGGCGACGCGGACGAGGCGGCCATCACCACCGAGGAGATCATCCGGACCATCGCCGTCTACCGACTCCTCCATCCGGAGGCGCGCATCCGCCTCACCGGCGGCCGGGAGGTGAACCTCGACGTAGACGAACAGCACCTCCCGTTCGAGGCCGGCGCGGACGGCATCCTCACGGGCGACTACCTCACCACGACGGGGCAGTCGCCGGCCGACGACCTCGAAGTCATAGCGGAGGCCGGACTCCGTCCGAACACGGACGTCAACGATTTCGACCCCGAGGCGGTCAAGCGGCGCGGGCGCGACGACGTGCCGTCCGTCGAGACGGCGGCGGGGACGGCGACCGGCGACGCAACCGAGGACGGAACTCGAAACTGAGTGCGAACGACCTCCCATTACGGTAGACGAACGCCTCGCCCGAACTCACAGTCTGTTACTCGACGTCTTCGAGTCTCTCGCGAACGCTCTCGGCGTCGAGTTCGTCTATCTCGTCGAGTCCGAGAGAGACGACGAGAGGGTAGAAGTGGCGGTTCTTCTCGAAACTCTCGTCGAACTCGTACTCGTAGTCGGCTTTGAGCATCGCGTACGCCCTGTCGAGGTTCCGCCGCACGTCGTGCGGGAGGTACATGTACGTCGGCTTCTGCTCGTCTTTGACGGACATCGCCGGCGACTCCTCTCTCGCCGACGCGTCTTCCTCTTCTCCGCTCTCGCCGTCCGTCGCGTCCCTCTCCGCGTCCGGAGCGTCGGACTCCGTTTTCGCGCCGTCTTCCTCGTCCGTCGCTACGGTCTCGTCGGTCTCTCCGGTCCCACCGCTTCCGTCTCCACTCTCGGCGTTTTCGGTCTCTTCCGTCTCTGTCGTCTCTCCTCTCTCTTCCGTCTCGTTCTTCTCTCCCGTCTCGCCCGTCTCTTCCGCCTCTCCTCTCTCTGCTGTCTCTTCCGTCTTTGTCGGTTTTGCTGTCTCTGCCGAACTCGTCGTCTCCGCCGAATCCGCCGTCTCGGCCTCCGTTCGCTCCTCGGATTCGTTCTCGGCGTCGGGTTCCTCTCCGTCGTCTTCGTCCGCGGCGAAACCGTGTGCGCGGTCGCGGGCGCGTTGGCGACGGCGTCGGAGTCGGTCGGCGCGGTCACCGTCGCTCATGCGTTCGCCTCCGCGAGACCGAACTGTTCGTCGAGGTTCGCCGCCACGTCGAGGAACGTCTCGCACATGTCGCAGTCGGGGTTGAATTCGAGGAGCGACACGCCGGAGTCGAGGGCTTTCTGCACGTCGGCGCGTTCGCGGATCTCCCAGACCGGAACGTCCTCGAACGCGGCGTTTATCCAGTCGACCATCTCGCGGGCCTGCTTCTTCCGCACGTCGATGCGGTTGACGACGACGCCTCGGTCCCGGATGTCTATCTCGTAGTCGTACTCTAGGGCGTCGATGTGGTCGAAGAGCAACTCGAAGGCGCGCTTCGACGTCGACTCCGCGAGCGCGGGGATGAGGACGTTCTGCGTCGCAAACAGCGCGTTGTCCATAAGGTTCCCGAGGTTCGGCGGGCAGTCCACGATGACGTAGTCGTAGCCCTCTTCCACCTCACGGAGGACGAGGTCGAGTTGTTCGCCGCTTCGACGCGCGAGGGTCAGTTCGGGCTCGGCGGCCGTCATGTCGATGTTCGACGGGATGACGTCCATCTCGGGGTGTTCGCGGACGATGTTCGTTATCTCCCCCCGCTTCTCGGCGTCCGTGAGGCAGTCGAACAGCGTCGGCGGTTCGTCGTCGTACGCCTCCATCAGACCGAGGTTCTCCGTTGCGTTCCCCTGCGGGTCCAAATCCACGAAGAGTACGTCGTGTCCGCGGGCGTTGAGTGCGCCCGCGACGTTGATGGCGATAGTCGTCTTCCCGACGCCCCCTTTCTGGTTCGACACGCAGAGTTTTACTGGTCCGGCCATACTGACTGTCTTTGCCGTCTAAACTTATAGGTTGAGTATGGCCGGCAAAACTGTCTCTACCGACTCTGTCGACGGCCGGTCGCTATCGTCGGCGACGACTCCCGAACGAGAACCCGCCTCGTTCGCGGCGGAAACACGCCGAATACCCGAAATGATCGATGTATCGCCCGAGACGCGAACGTGATGAATCGGAGTTGACCACCGATTCGAGGAAGCAAATACGGTTTTGACGTAAAAGATAGACGAAATTCCTAGATCGGTTTTCTCTCCTAGACCGTCTTTGCCCGTTCGCTCCCGGACGGACAGTACCTCTCTGACATCCTTTCCATCTCTATCGTCTCTTTCATCTCTTCCGTCTCTCCTTTCTTTCCAATCTTTGCTGTACTAACAGGTTTTGACGGATTTGCTATCAAAACTATCTCGTTCGTCTTTCTCGTAAAGATGGCCCCGGCAGGAAAAGTAGTCAAGCCATCAAAGATAGATTTGCTAGCAAAGAGGGTTGGGAGAGTAAAGCGAAACGAACTGTGCGAGACGGACGAGAGATGGAAGACGAGAAAGAGATGCGAGATAGACGAGCGAAGCGGGACGTGGAAGAGATGCAAGAGAGAAGCGAGGAGAAAACAGGGCGACCCGACAATCGGGACGAATTCGGGGTTTCGAAACCGACCGTGACCGTCCTCACCCGGCCGTCTTCGTCCGACGGGCCCACGTTCGACGGCTCTCCCCCGCGGCGGCCGTGGATATCGTTTCATACCCGTAGGTTCTACAGGCGGGTATGAACACGGGCCGCGAGAGGGCATCCCCCTTCGGACGGGTCGTCGGGAACCCCGCCGTACAGACGCTCGTGACGATGGCCGTCGTCTCCCTCTTGACGTGGTGGAGTTTTCTGGTCGGCTCGACCGGACTGTTCGTCCTCGCCCCGCCCATCTTCGACCCGCCGTGGGGCCTCGTGACCAGCGTGTACGCCCACGCCAACCCCGCGCACCTCCTCTCGAACGCGATGCTCATCGCCGTCGCCGGCGGCATCGTCTCGCTCTCGACGACTCGGCTCCGGTTCCACGCCTTCTTCCTCTCGACGGGCGCACTCGCCGCCGTCGCCCAAGTGTGGTCGGGCGTGATTCTCGGGAATCCGACGGCGGTCCTCGGGTCGTCCGGGGCGGCGTTCGCGCTGGTCGGCTACGTCCTCGCTTCGAACCCCGTCTCGGCGTCGCTCCTCGACCGGTTCCGCCTCCCCGCACGGGCCGTCGTGGTCCTCGTCGCCCTCGTCGCGTTCGCCCTCACGCTCACCTACAGCGCACCCGGAAGCGCGCTCGTCGCGCACTTTACGGGTGCCGTCGCGGGGCTGACCGCCGGCCGCTTCCGCCTCCTCCGCGACGACGCGCGGTGACGGCCTCGCCCGGGTAGCGTTTCTCCGTCTCGCTGTGTCTTCGCTCGGTCGCACTGGGCCCCTCCCCGTCGCGCTATTTCCTCTCCGCGTCCGATTCTGTTCGTCCGACCCCGCCCCTCCACCTCCCGGTTTACCGCTTCGAGACGGGATACTTCGCGGAGCGAACACGGTCTCGTTTCCCCTACTGTCGTAGGACGGATAAACAGAATAGTAGAGTTATTTTGTCGAATCGCTATTCGAACCGGCTAGTTTATGGCGTTCCGTCCTGTACTAGCCGCTGTCGAAGCCGGCCACCACACCGGCGACGCACACGCTTACAACCATGTCCACGCAAACACTCATCGTCGGCGGTGGTCACGTCGGCCGCTTGCTCGCCCGACGGATGGACGAACGCCGCGAGGCGGTCCACTTCGTCGACGACAGCGAGACTGCGGTTCGACGCGCACGGGAGAACGGAGTACCGGCACGGGAAGCGACGCTGACCAGTCCGCGGTCGTTGGACGACGTGGGTGCCGGCGACGCGGAGACGGCTATCGCGGTGTCGTTGGAGGACAGCGTCAACCTGCTCGTCGCGCAACTACTGCGCTGTCGGTTCGACGTTCCGCGAATCGTCGTCCTCGTCAACGACCCGCGGAACCACGACGCCTTCGACGGACTCGGAGTCGAATCAGTCTGTGCGGCGACGGCCGTCACCACGGCCATGCTCGAGACGACGTTCGACCTCGATTCGGCGTCGGACGGTTCGTCCGTCGAACTCAACGCCGACGACGGGTCCGAGTCGGAGTCCGACCGGCGTCCCGCGCGGCCGTTCGACTTC encodes:
- a CDS encoding class I SAM-dependent methyltransferase, producing the protein MNNDRQPDEPYCSLRADNEERWSFIQQYLEDHHRSALDIGCAEGYFTNAAAEFGLEVTGIEMDEDRYRRAEAEFGANENCQFRLQRITPENVSELPSTDVTFLLTIQHHWVGAYGIEEATRMLKVVGQKTSLLLYEPPGTMYLSKADPIHPAESISKYRSYLLDIFDGTATIRDVELFDHVNEGEYTDRRDPLFVIDTADI
- the bioB gene encoding biotin synthase BioB, with the translated sequence MVYETGNRTVDGAVERVLGGERLDRTDALALVAQPVEELAPAADYVRARYGDDTVDACSIVNAKAGNCTEDCGFGAQSARFDTGTDSYDFLDPDEILAAAKRAERDGAQRFGIVVAEEGVSKDRRPEEWADVLRAIRLVRDETDVEVDASLGILTAEEAEILAEEGVCHYNHNIETSPDYFPEIVSTHSFEDRVKTLERAKRAGMDLCAGVILGMGEAPTDRIDAALALRDIGVASLPVNVLNPVEGTPLGDADEAAITTEEIIRTIAVYRLLHPEARIRLTGGREVNLDVDEQHLPFEAGADGILTGDYLTTTGQSPADDLEVIAEAGLRPNTDVNDFDPEAVKRRGRDDVPSVETAAGTATGDATEDGTRN
- a CDS encoding ParA family protein, giving the protein MAGPVKLCVSNQKGGVGKTTIAINVAGALNARGHDVLFVDLDPQGNATENLGLMEAYDDEPPTLFDCLTDAEKRGEITNIVREHPEMDVIPSNIDMTAAEPELTLARRSGEQLDLVLREVEEGYDYVIVDCPPNLGNLMDNALFATQNVLIPALAESTSKRAFELLFDHIDALEYDYEIDIRDRGVVVNRIDVRKKQAREMVDWINAAFEDVPVWEIRERADVQKALDSGVSLLEFNPDCDMCETFLDVAANLDEQFGLAEANA
- a CDS encoding rhomboid family intramembrane serine protease, translating into MNTGRERASPFGRVVGNPAVQTLVTMAVVSLLTWWSFLVGSTGLFVLAPPIFDPPWGLVTSVYAHANPAHLLSNAMLIAVAGGIVSLSTTRLRFHAFFLSTGALAAVAQVWSGVILGNPTAVLGSSGAAFALVGYVLASNPVSASLLDRFRLPARAVVVLVALVAFALTLTYSAPGSALVAHFTGAVAGLTAGRFRLLRDDAR
- a CDS encoding NAD-binding protein — translated: MSTQTLIVGGGHVGRLLARRMDERREAVHFVDDSETAVRRARENGVPAREATLTSPRSLDDVGAGDAETAIAVSLEDSVNLLVAQLLRCRFDVPRIVVLVNDPRNHDAFDGLGVESVCAATAVTTAMLETTFDLDSASDGSSVELNADDGSESESDRRPARPFDFGSRLRSKTLATGRFAESARNRIARGRRSN